Proteins from a single region of Argiope bruennichi chromosome 6, qqArgBrue1.1, whole genome shotgun sequence:
- the LOC129971130 gene encoding chromatin accessibility complex protein 1-like, translated as MVDNKSKSCILPMARIKTVMKGSPEVENISNEAIFVMTKAAEGFVALLLRQTLKASDNKKQVDYPDLANIVNNNENFVFLRDIIPPKIKGREYLEIIKRVEEHEKRIALEDEEL; from the coding sequence ATGGTTGATAATAAATCCAAATCATGCATTTTACCTATGGCAAGAATTAAAACGGTGATGAAAGGATCCCCTGAAGTGGAGAACATCAGCAATGAAGCAATATTTGTGATGACGAAAGCTGCAGAAGGATTTGTTGCCTTGCTTCTTCGTCAAACTCTGAAAGCCAGTGATAACAAAAAGCAAGTTGACTATCCCGATCTTGCTAATATTgttaacaataatgaaaatttcgtatttttaagaGATATCATCCCACCTAAAATCAAGGGTAGAGAGTACTTAGAAATTATCAAAAGAGTCGAAGAACATGAGAAAAGAATCGCCTTGGAAGATGAAGAACTGTAA